The window AGAATCCTTTTGAAAATCAAATCAACATTTTCTATAAATTTATCTTCGTCGGCTGTACGTCGAATCTCCTCAATTGTGAAAAATCCGGAAAAAGCTTTGTCCTTTTCCAGAATTTCAGATAACGAAATTCCATTCTCCTGCGCTTTCAGCGCAGCAGATTGAATTATCCTGTAAGCCTCGTCCCTGTTTACCCCTTTTTCGCATAGTTTTAAAAGAAACGCTCCGGATAAATACCTCTGCCCGGACTTTTCCTTGTTCTGTTTCATTCTGCCTGCGTCCGTTGAGAGGTTCTCAATAATATACTCCATTTTTCTGAGCATATAAAGCAATATACTCGTCGCTTGCGGTAAAACAATTCTTTCCACCGACGAATGGCTTATGTCTCTTTCATCCCACAAAGACACGTTTTCCAGAGACGCGGAAGTATAACCCCTGAAAAGCCTTGCGAGTCCGCAAATTCTTTCGCAAATAACCGGATTCTTTTTATGAGGCATCGCTGAGGATCCTTTCTGGCCGACAGAGAAAGGTTCTCCGAGTTCGGCTGTTTCCGTTCTCTGCAAAAGCCTTATCTGCAGAGCCGTCCTTTCAAGAGCGGCTGCCAAATGAGCGAGAGCCATGACAAAATAAAGATGGCGGTCTCTCGGAACAACCTGTGTGGCGACCGGTTCTGTTTTAAGTCCGAGGATGTCGAGAGTCCTTTCCTCAAGGGAAGGATCGAGATTTCCGTAAATACCTACAGGCCCTGATATTTTGCCGTACCTGACGTTTTCAGTTGCTTCTTTCAGTATTTTGAGGGATCGTTTGAAATTTTCCCTGTGTGACAGAAGCTTCACTCCGAGCGTGACAGGTTCGGCGTGAACACCGTGGGTTCTTCCCATCATAACCAGATGTTTTGTCTCCAGAGCCTTTATTTTCGTTTTTTCTATGAGAGATTCGAGGGATTTCAGGATTATGTTTCCCGCTTCGATTAAAATTAAAGCCTGAGCCGTGTCGAGAACGTCGGAAGAAGTCATGCCGAAGTGTATGTGCCTGGAAGGTTCTCCGACTTTTTCGGATACGGAGCTGAGGAAAGCAATGACGTCGTGCTGAACTTCATTTTCAATTTCTCTTATTCTGTTCAGATCGAAACCGGCCTTTTCCTCTATCACGTTGAATTCTTCTTTAGGAATCAATCCTTTTTCCATTCTCGCTCTGCAGGCGGCTATTTCGACTTTCAGCCATGTCCTGAATTTGTTGTCTTCCGACCAGAGTTCTTTCATCTCCGGGAGCGTGTATCTGTCCAAAAGGCTCATGTCTGTCCTCTCTTTACGTTCCGGTAAACAGGTTTGTGAAGCTTTCCGCGTAAAAATTCCTATCCTCATCCGAGTATATGACTCTGTAAAGATAAAGTCCATCTGCCGGGGCTGTGAATCCTCCGTATTTTCTACTTCTCAATGACAATGAGAGAGCCGTTTGAGAAGTCGCTGTTTTTCCTCTTCCGATATCGTACAGCATTCCTACCAGGGATCTCAGCATTTTGTGAAGGAACCTGTCTGCGGCAAAAAAAAATAAAAGTCCGTTTCGGATTTCGTGTATCTCTGCTTTCCTGAGGTCGACAAAAGTGTTGCTTTTGAGGCTTTTGGCGATGCAAAAAGACGAAAAGTCATGTTTCCCGGTTATACCGCTTAATGCCTCTTTCATGTTTTCAACGCAGAGTCTTTTTTTCAGCTGCCATACAAGACCTCTTGTGAAAGGATTTCCGTTTGAATATTCTATCCTGTAAACATATTGTCTTTCTTTCGCGCTTTTTGTCGAATGAAAAGACGGATTTTCTGTAAAGAGTTCAAGAACTGTCATATCCTGCGGCAATTTTGAATTGACAGCTCTCAGAAGATCCGTATCACCGAGGCTCGTAGAGGAGTCAAAGTGAGCGGTTTGTCCGATAGCGTGAACGCCTGTGTCCGTTCTGCCGGCTCCTGTAACGCGTGATTTCTCGTCAGTAATTGTCAGAACGGCTTTTTCCAATTCGCCTTGCACTGTTCGGAGACCGCTTTGGAACTGCCAGCCGTAGAATTGCCTGCCGACGTAAGATGTTTTTATCCGTATTCTTCTCAAAACAGGAATCTCCAAGACGAAAAGAGAATTATGAACGAATACAACAGAGTGTCACCCAAACGGAACAGAACGGTTTTGCCGGGAAAGTTCAAATCGTCGGTGTCACGGAATCCTCTCGAACTGAGAGACAGAAACAAGTCACGCTTCCGGTGTTCTATTTTCAGAACGCTCCAGTTTGCGAGCATCGGGAAAAGAGTCATACTACCAGGTATTTTTTGCCCGTTGATTTTTACAGTCAAGACAGCTCCCTTCAATTCTGATCTGATAAAAGGAGCGAAACTCGACGAGATTTCACAAATCATGTAGAGGCTCTTCATTATTGCAGATTTGCCCGTAAATGGGAGAGACAACAAATCGTCTACAGAAAATATTCCCGCGAAAAAGAAAGAAAAGTAAAGCATTGAAATCAGCTTCCAAACTTCCGGTTTTGCGGGGAAACCCATATTATGGAGGACAATAAAAACCAGCGTTCCGAAAAGAGGGTGCAAAGCCTTTTTTATGGAGCCTGAAAGTGAAAGGAATATAGCGACGGAAGAAAAAATTAAAGCAGAAAAAAGCAAAGAAGGAGAACAAAGTAATAAGAATGAAGAAAAAAAAACGAAAATGATTTTTGACATAGATGAAAAAGGCAAACTTAAACCGCTTTTTGGTAATGTCTTTCAAGGCAGGCTTGAATGAATCCTTTAAATAGTGGAGAGGGGTCTATAAGACTCGACTTGAATTCCGGATGAGCTTGGGTGGCTATGAAGAATGGATGGTTTTTCAGTTCAATGAATTCCATGAGAGGCTCTTCGTTCTCATGACGAAGATGAAATCCCGAGAAAACAATGCCGGCTTTTTCGAACCTGGATATGTAATCCGGATTGACTTCATATCTGTGTCTGTGCCTTTCTATGATTTCAGTGAATTTGTCTTGTTTGGGAACCGCTCCCAGTCTGAAGCTTTCCGATCCCTTAAAAAGCGTTTCTATTATCAGCGCGTCCTTTTTTACTCTTTCTGTTTCAAGGTAAAGCGATTCGACTTTAGTGCCTTTTTTTATGTTGGCGAGATAAGCACCGAGTCTCATGGTCGCTCCGTATCTGGAATGCTGCATTGCCTCTTCCTGAGAAGGCAGAAGAGTGATGACGGGATGAGGTGTGCCGGGTTCGTTTTCCGTCGAATCGGCGTTATCAAGATTCAAAATGTTTCTGGCGGTTTCAACCAGAGCGAGCTGCATTCCGAGGCAAAGGCCGAGATAAGGAATGCCGCATGTCCTGGCAACATTTATTGCATTGATTTTTCCTTCGACTCCGAGTTTACCGAATCCTCCCGGAACTATTATTCCGTCGAGATTTTCCAGAACTGATCTGCATTCGCTTCCCGATTCGACAGATCCGGCGTTGATCCAGCATATTTTCACCCTGCAATCGAGATTCGCTCCGGCGTGTTCGAGAGCGTGTTTGACAGAAATGTAAGCGTCTTCGAGCTGATAATTTCCCGTTTCGATATATTTGCCTATCATCCCCATAGATATTTCCTTAGACGGATTGGTTATGCGTGAAACGAGTTTTTGCCATTCTGCCCAGTTTCCTTCTTTAATCGGCTTGAGATTGAGGGTCATCAGAATTTTTTTTCCGAGGCTTTCCCTTTCGAAATTCAACGGCACTGAATATACAGAAGAAATATCCGGTGCAGAAATGACCATGTCAGCCGGGATGTTCGCATAAATCTCAATCTTCTTTTTTCTGACCTGATCGGTCTCGGTCTTGGCTCTGCAGAGAATAATGTCGGGAAAAATGCCGTGTTGAGAGAGAAGTTTGATAGCCTGCTGAGTAGGTTTGGTTTTCATTTCTCCAATGTTTCCGGGGATCGGCAGGTAGGTCAGGAGCACGTAAGAAAAACTGCCTGCTCCCAGTTTCCTTTCCAGGCTTTTTAATGCGAACAAAAAAGGTATGTTTTCATAGTCTCCTATCGTTCCGCCGATTTCTATTACCGCTATGTCGTGATCTTTTGTAGATTCTTCAATCCTGTGTATTATCTCATCCGGGATGTGAGGAATGAATTGGACGGTTTCGCCTAAAAATTTGCCGCTTCTTTCTTTTTCAATGACAGACCAGTACACCTGGCCGGTTGTTATGTTATTTTTTTTCGGAATTTGTTCGCCGATAAATCTTTCATAGTTACCAAGATCCTGGTCTATCTCGCCGCCGTCATCTGTCACCCAGACTTCGCCGTGTTCAGTGGGTCTAAGAGTGCCGGCGTCGAAATTTATGTAGGGATCGATCTTAACGGCGGTAGTCCTGTATCCATACTCTATGAGGATTTTTGCTATGGAAGCGGATGCGATGCCTTTGCCGACTCCGCTTATGACGCCTCCAACGACAACGACGTATTTATTTGCCATTAAAATTTTCTCCCTTTATTAGATTACTGGCTTTTATGAAGTCCTCTTCAGTATCTATACCGAAAGAAGGTTTTTCCGCAGCCACAAGTTTTATTTTCGCGCCCATTTCGAGCGTTCTCAGCTGTTCCAGTTTCTCGATATCTTCGAGGACTCCTGTCGGAGTGTCGGAGAATCTGAGTAAAAATTCTTTTTTATAAACGTAAAGTCCGAGGTGGCGGAGATAATTGACAGGTTTCCCGTCTCTCGAAAACGGTATTTTAGCTCTTGAAAAATACAGGGCGTAATTTTTTTTGTCTGCGACTATTTTGACAGTCGAGGGAGAAGAGGGATTGTCGTTTTCAGAAAAAGGAACAAATAAAGTGGAAACGTCGGCCCCGGGGTCTTCCTTAAGAGCGCTCACGGCTTTGTCAATATCCCTGAAATCTAGAAACGGTTCGTCTCCCTGAATGTTCGCCACTATTTCAGCAGAAGGGTAATTACGGGCCACCCATGCAACTCTGTCTGATCCACTCGGCAGTTCCGGAGTTAATATGCACTCGACGTTTTTCAGGGACGAAGCTTTTTCAATTATTTTCTCGGAATCTGCAGCTATAATGATTTTGTCAATAGTTTCGCTTTTGAGTGCATTTTCAGCCGCCCAAAAGAAAAGAGGCTTCCCGCCGAGCTCCAAAAGAGGCTTGAAGGGAAGCCTTGTAGAGCCAATCCTCAAGGGTATGACGCCGAGGATCATGCTTTCTCTCACTAAACCCTCAAAGCATCAGGATTCTGTGTCTTTACTCTGAGAATCTGACGGAGCCGCTTCTTTTTCTGATAAAAGTATTCTGCGGCCGTCGGAGGACATCTCTATGATCTTGAGGTCCAGATTGTCTCCAATTTTGTAAACATCGGAGGGTTTCTTTATGTTGTCGTTGACGAGATGAGAAAAAGGAACGAAACCTCTCGCGTTGTCCTCAATTTTAACAACGATGCCTCTGTCCTTGAGTTCGACAATGCTGCCAATTATGTTGTCTCCGGGTTGATGGGAAGAGATGAATTTCTGAACCGGGTCTTCTTCGAGTTGTTTTATACCGAGAGAAATTTTCTTCGATTCCTTGTCTATCTTGAGGACTTTGCACTGAACGGATTTTCCTTCTTTTAATATTTGCCTGGGAGTCTCTATTCTTTCCACCCAGGACATGTCGGACACGTGAATTAATCCGTCTATGCCTTCTTCAAGCTGAACGAAGGCGCCGAAGTTGGTAATAGTTCGGATTTTGCCTTCGACGATTGAACCGACCGGATATTTTTCCTCTATGGTTTCCCACGGGTCAGGATGCACCTGTTTGAGACCGAGAGATATTCTCTGCTTGTCGGCGTCTATATTGAGGACGATAGCTTCTACGGCCTGATCGACGTCTAAAATGTCGGAAGGCTTTTTGATGTGTTTAGTCCACGACATCTCGGAAATGTGAATGAGACCTTCGACCCCTTTCTCAATTTCGACAAAAGCACCGTAGTCTGTCATCGAGACTACTTTTCCGTTGACCTTTGTTCCTTCGGGATACTTTTCTGTTATGTTTTTCCACGGGTCGGGGACGAGTTGTTTCATACCGAGAGAAACTCTGTTTTTTTCTTTCTCAATACCGATTACCATGACTTGAACTGTGTCTCCAATGGAAAGCACTTCGCTGGGATGCTGAATCCTGCCCCAGGAAATATCGGTGATGTGAAGAAGGCCGTCAATTCCTCCGAGGTCTATGAAGGCTCCGAAGGGAGTAATATTCTTGACTTTGCCTTCGAGAACCGAGTTCACGTCGAGATCGTGAAACAGTTGTTTCTTCTTTTGTTCTCTGTCTTCTTCGAGTATCTGTCTTCTAGACACGACTATGTTTCTTCTTTTCCAGTTCAATTTGATTATCCTGAAAAGGAATTTTTTGGCGACTAGTGAGTCCATGTCTTTGCAGGGTCTGAGATCTATCTGGCTTCCGGGCAGAAAAGCTTCCACTCCGAAAACAGAGACAATCATTCCGCCTTTGACCCTTCTTGTTACAGTCCCTTCGACCGGTGACTTGTCGTCGTAAGCAGCTTTAATGTCGTCCCAGACTTTAATAAAATCGGCTTTCTGTTTGGACACAACTGCGAAGCCTTCTTCTCCTTCGAGTTCTTCAAGAAAAACCTCGATCGTATCGCCGACTTTCAGCGCAAAATCTTCAGGGAATTCAGATGCCGAGAGAACTCCCTCGCTTTTCTGACAAATGTCGAGAACGATGTCTTTGGGCCCTATCCTGACGACAGTTCCTTTGACTATTTTTCCTTCTTCGAGAGTGGGAGAATATTTATCGATGAGAACCGAAAGCTCGTCATCGGTTATGTCCCAGATTTCAAAATTCTTCTGTTTTTCGCTTTCCACAACGTTCTGATTGTCCAATATTTCCTCCACGAGACATACGGTTAGATTGTTAGAAACATTTTCTCTGTCACTGCATTTATCAGCGGTTGTTAAAGGCAAAATTCTTCGACAGCTCTTTTTACATCTTCAATCACCGAGAGAG is drawn from candidate division WOR-3 bacterium and contains these coding sequences:
- a CDS encoding adenylosuccinate lyase, coding for MSLLDRYTLPEMKELWSEDNKFRTWLKVEIAACRARMEKGLIPKEEFNVIEEKAGFDLNRIREIENEVQHDVIAFLSSVSEKVGEPSRHIHFGMTSSDVLDTAQALILIEAGNIILKSLESLIEKTKIKALETKHLVMMGRTHGVHAEPVTLGVKLLSHRENFKRSLKILKEATENVRYGKISGPVGIYGNLDPSLEERTLDILGLKTEPVATQVVPRDRHLYFVMALAHLAAALERTALQIRLLQRTETAELGEPFSVGQKGSSAMPHKKNPVICERICGLARLFRGYTSASLENVSLWDERDISHSSVERIVLPQATSILLYMLRKMEYIIENLSTDAGRMKQNKEKSGQRYLSGAFLLKLCEKGVNRDEAYRIIQSAALKAQENGISLSEILEKDKAFSGFFTIEEIRRTADEDKFIENVDLIFKRILDSEKEE
- the truA gene encoding tRNA pseudouridine(38-40) synthase TruA, whose product is MRRIRIKTSYVGRQFYGWQFQSGLRTVQGELEKAVLTITDEKSRVTGAGRTDTGVHAIGQTAHFDSSTSLGDTDLLRAVNSKLPQDMTVLELFTENPSFHSTKSAKERQYVYRIEYSNGNPFTRGLVWQLKKRLCVENMKEALSGITGKHDFSSFCIAKSLKSNTFVDLRKAEIHEIRNGLLFFFAADRFLHKMLRSLVGMLYDIGRGKTATSQTALSLSLRSRKYGGFTAPADGLYLYRVIYSDEDRNFYAESFTNLFTGT
- a CDS encoding CTP synthase, with the protein product MANKYVVVVGGVISGVGKGIASASIAKILIEYGYRTTAVKIDPYINFDAGTLRPTEHGEVWVTDDGGEIDQDLGNYERFIGEQIPKKNNITTGQVYWSVIEKERSGKFLGETVQFIPHIPDEIIHRIEESTKDHDIAVIEIGGTIGDYENIPFLFALKSLERKLGAGSFSYVLLTYLPIPGNIGEMKTKPTQQAIKLLSQHGIFPDIILCRAKTETDQVRKKKIEIYANIPADMVISAPDISSVYSVPLNFERESLGKKILMTLNLKPIKEGNWAEWQKLVSRITNPSKEISMGMIGKYIETGNYQLEDAYISVKHALEHAGANLDCRVKICWINAGSVESGSECRSVLENLDGIIVPGGFGKLGVEGKINAINVARTCGIPYLGLCLGMQLALVETARNILNLDNADSTENEPGTPHPVITLLPSQEEAMQHSRYGATMRLGAYLANIKKGTKVESLYLETERVKKDALIIETLFKGSESFRLGAVPKQDKFTEIIERHRHRYEVNPDYISRFEKAGIVFSGFHLRHENEEPLMEFIELKNHPFFIATQAHPEFKSSLIDPSPLFKGFIQACLERHYQKAV
- the kdsB gene encoding 3-deoxy-manno-octulosonate cytidylyltransferase, coding for MRESMILGVIPLRIGSTRLPFKPLLELGGKPLFFWAAENALKSETIDKIIIAADSEKIIEKASSLKNVECILTPELPSGSDRVAWVARNYPSAEIVANIQGDEPFLDFRDIDKAVSALKEDPGADVSTLFVPFSENDNPSSPSTVKIVADKKNYALYFSRAKIPFSRDGKPVNYLRHLGLYVYKKEFLLRFSDTPTGVLEDIEKLEQLRTLEMGAKIKLVAAEKPSFGIDTEEDFIKASNLIKGENFNGK
- a CDS encoding 30S ribosomal protein S1, which translates into the protein MPLTTADKCSDRENVSNNLTVCLVEEILDNQNVVESEKQKNFEIWDITDDELSVLIDKYSPTLEEGKIVKGTVVRIGPKDIVLDICQKSEGVLSASEFPEDFALKVGDTIEVFLEELEGEEGFAVVSKQKADFIKVWDDIKAAYDDKSPVEGTVTRRVKGGMIVSVFGVEAFLPGSQIDLRPCKDMDSLVAKKFLFRIIKLNWKRRNIVVSRRQILEEDREQKKKQLFHDLDVNSVLEGKVKNITPFGAFIDLGGIDGLLHITDISWGRIQHPSEVLSIGDTVQVMVIGIEKEKNRVSLGMKQLVPDPWKNITEKYPEGTKVNGKVVSMTDYGAFVEIEKGVEGLIHISEMSWTKHIKKPSDILDVDQAVEAIVLNIDADKQRISLGLKQVHPDPWETIEEKYPVGSIVEGKIRTITNFGAFVQLEEGIDGLIHVSDMSWVERIETPRQILKEGKSVQCKVLKIDKESKKISLGIKQLEEDPVQKFISSHQPGDNIIGSIVELKDRGIVVKIEDNARGFVPFSHLVNDNIKKPSDVYKIGDNLDLKIIEMSSDGRRILLSEKEAAPSDSQSKDTES